Proteins from one Actinobacillus delphinicola genomic window:
- the mepM gene encoding murein DD-endopeptidase MepM, whose amino-acid sequence MGSPSKKTQRIVWSSIAVIVSLVAGTALHNTYGTHTTASSMPPHTLSAKNSMLTPISENDQKDATAAKSDQNTADDNTPDSDDLSVDDINGKDDEVEQVEDVSDVADEASLPENAKTAIDNLLDATEQARQITEQFTHTVQKGDTLSKILSDSGLEDHIGHQLVKQFPEFETQLRPGQKIYWTLNNDGKLMYLNWLPSNREERIYIRTPQNTFTSKIIKQQSEWKTQILHGNIDHSFVKSFQDLGLNSIAANQASSALQWQTNMRHLQKGDKFTIEVSREFINNKPTGRADVKAIHLRTGKTDFYAIQAANGRFYDEYGNSTGKGFNRYPFNFVPRISSPFNLHRRHPITGVIRPHKGVDFAVPMGTRVLATADGVIQKVAFQAHGAGRYIVIRHSRKYQTVYMHLHRILVRAGQKVKRGQEIALSGNSGLSTGPHLHYEFRINGQPWNPMSVKLPNVVNLMTDKQRAQFLALAKKVKKELTISTNTTK is encoded by the coding sequence ATGGGTTCTCCCTCAAAAAAAACACAACGCATAGTCTGGAGCTCTATTGCCGTTATCGTTTCATTGGTAGCGGGAACAGCACTTCATAATACTTACGGTACGCATACAACCGCAAGTAGCATGCCCCCACATACGCTTTCAGCAAAAAACAGTATGCTCACCCCAATTTCAGAAAACGATCAGAAAGATGCGACGGCTGCTAAATCAGATCAGAATACGGCTGATGATAATACTCCGGATAGTGACGATCTTTCTGTCGATGATATTAACGGTAAGGATGATGAAGTTGAACAGGTAGAAGACGTTAGTGATGTTGCTGATGAAGCTTCTTTACCTGAAAATGCTAAAACAGCAATTGATAACTTATTAGATGCCACCGAACAAGCACGCCAGATTACTGAACAATTTACTCACACTGTTCAAAAAGGCGATACCCTTTCAAAAATTTTAAGCGATTCAGGATTAGAAGATCATATCGGTCATCAATTAGTAAAACAATTCCCTGAATTTGAAACTCAATTACGTCCAGGTCAAAAAATCTATTGGACCTTAAATAATGATGGTAAATTAATGTACTTAAACTGGTTACCATCTAATCGCGAAGAACGTATTTATATTCGTACGCCACAAAATACCTTTACATCAAAAATTATCAAACAACAAAGTGAATGGAAAACCCAAATCCTTCACGGCAATATCGATCATTCTTTTGTAAAAAGTTTCCAAGATCTCGGTTTAAATAGTATTGCTGCAAACCAAGCATCAAGTGCATTGCAATGGCAAACAAACATGCGTCATTTACAAAAAGGCGATAAATTTACCATTGAGGTTTCACGAGAATTTATCAATAACAAACCGACTGGTCGTGCGGATGTTAAAGCCATTCATTTACGCACAGGTAAAACAGATTTCTATGCAATCCAAGCGGCAAATGGTCGTTTCTATGATGAGTATGGTAATTCAACAGGTAAAGGTTTCAACCGTTATCCATTTAATTTTGTACCTCGTATTTCATCACCATTTAATTTACATCGTCGCCACCCTATCACTGGCGTTATCCGTCCACATAAAGGGGTTGACTTTGCTGTTCCAATGGGAACAAGAGTATTGGCAACCGCCGATGGTGTAATTCAAAAAGTGGCATTCCAAGCACATGGTGCAGGACGTTATATCGTTATTCGTCATAGCCGTAAATATCAAACGGTTTATATGCACTTGCATCGTATTTTGGTCCGTGCTGGTCAAAAAGTAAAACGTGGTCAAGAAATTGCGCTTTCTGGTAACTCAGGTTTGTCAACAGGTCCACACTTGCACTATGAATTCCGTATCAATGGTCAGCCATGGAATCCAATGAGTGTGAAATTACCAAATGTAGTCAACCTCATGACAGATAAACAACGTGCGCAATTCCTCGCTTTAGCGAAGAAAGTCAAGAAAGAATTGACAATCAGCACTAACACTACTAAATAA
- the znuC gene encoding zinc ABC transporter ATP-binding protein ZnuC produces MSDKTKQKPLVELKNVNVTFAHKKALQNINFCLYPQSIITIVGPNGGGKSTLLKVLLKLLPPTSGEVIYSKDLRIGYVPQKIYLDHTLPLTVARFLALSRQATKKDICEVVELLSISHLKHNSLQKLSGGEMQRVLIARAILNKPNLLVLDEPTQGVDISGQVELYQLINTMQRKLNCAVLMVSHDLHIVMADTNEVLCVNQHICCQGTPEAVSSDPKFKHFFGDSFARNVALYTHHHNHHHNMHGDICRDEKGMPNQKDTCCSTHHDHTDHDK; encoded by the coding sequence ATGTCTGATAAAACAAAGCAAAAGCCTTTAGTTGAGCTAAAGAATGTGAATGTTACTTTTGCTCATAAGAAGGCGTTACAAAATATCAATTTTTGCCTTTATCCGCAATCAATTATTACGATCGTCGGTCCGAATGGTGGCGGTAAATCAACTTTGCTTAAAGTTTTACTTAAATTGCTTCCGCCAACATCGGGAGAAGTTATTTACAGTAAAGATCTTCGTATTGGATATGTGCCTCAAAAAATCTATCTTGATCACACCCTACCTTTAACCGTTGCAAGATTTTTAGCGTTAAGTCGCCAAGCAACTAAAAAAGATATTTGCGAAGTTGTAGAGTTGCTTTCCATCTCTCACCTTAAACACAACAGCTTACAGAAACTTTCTGGCGGAGAAATGCAACGTGTTTTAATCGCACGTGCCATTCTAAACAAGCCTAATTTGCTTGTATTAGATGAACCAACGCAAGGCGTGGATATTAGCGGACAAGTGGAACTTTATCAACTAATAAATACAATGCAACGTAAATTAAATTGTGCAGTATTAATGGTTTCTCACGATTTACATATCGTTATGGCTGACACAAACGAAGTATTATGTGTCAACCAACACATATGCTGTCAAGGTACACCTGAAGCCGTATCAAGCGATCCTAAATTCAAACACTTCTTTGGTGATTCATTTGCACGTAATGTTGCACTCTATACGCACCATCATAATCATCATCATAATATGCATGGTGATATTTGTCGTGATGAAAAAGGAATGCCAAATCAAAAAGATACTTGTTGTAGCACTCATCATGACCATACTGACCATGATAAGTAG
- the znuB gene encoding zinc ABC transporter permease subunit ZnuB, which translates to MLQILLPALLTGLLLSLITAPLGAFVVWRKMAYFGDTLSHSAIFGVALGIFFNVNPYLAILILTLVLAVVMVWLEHKTTFSVDTLLGIIAHSCLSLGVVTVALLHNVRVDLMAYLFGDLLAMDYQDVYLVGGGVAIVLATLIYFWKPMLSMTVSPELAQVEGVKVQKMKLILMLLTAFTIALSMKFVGALIITSLLIIPAACARRFARTPEQMVFIGVIFSMLAVCLGLLLSAFYDTPAGPSVVIGAAVLFILSLFKKEPN; encoded by the coding sequence ATGTTACAAATTCTATTACCCGCTCTGTTAACAGGGCTTTTATTATCACTTATTACTGCCCCCTTAGGTGCCTTTGTGGTTTGGCGGAAAATGGCCTACTTTGGTGATACTTTATCCCATTCAGCAATTTTTGGCGTAGCATTGGGGATCTTTTTCAATGTTAATCCTTATCTCGCAATCTTAATTTTGACACTTGTCTTGGCGGTAGTTATGGTGTGGTTAGAACATAAAACCACTTTCTCCGTTGACACGTTATTGGGGATTATTGCACATAGTTGTTTATCGCTCGGCGTGGTAACTGTTGCATTGTTGCATAATGTTCGAGTTGATTTGATGGCTTATCTCTTTGGTGATTTATTGGCAATGGATTACCAAGATGTTTACCTTGTTGGTGGTGGGGTAGCGATTGTTTTGGCAACCTTAATCTATTTTTGGAAACCGATGCTTTCTATGACGGTTAGCCCAGAACTTGCACAAGTGGAAGGCGTAAAAGTCCAAAAAATGAAATTAATCTTAATGTTATTAACGGCATTCACGATTGCATTAAGTATGAAATTTGTCGGTGCTTTGATCATTACATCATTATTGATCATCCCAGCTGCCTGCGCTCGCCGTTTTGCCCGTACTCCAGAACAAATGGTTTTTATCGGCGTGATTTTTAGCATGCTTGCCGTTTGTTTAGGTTTACTGCTTTCCGCTTTCTACGACACCCCAGCAGGTCCATCAGTCGTTATTGGCGCGGCTGTGTTATTTATCTTAAGTCTTTTTAAAAAAGAACCCAATTAA
- the gnd gene encoding decarboxylating NADP(+)-dependent phosphogluconate dehydrogenase, translating to MNTKKGDIGVIGLAVMGQNLILNMADHGFTVVAYNRTTSKVDEFLEGPAKGNDHIIGAYSLEDLVNKLSAPRKIMLMVRAGEVVDKFIDALVPLLDKGDIIIDGGNSNYPDTNRRVKELAEKGIRFVGAGVSGGEEGARRGPSIMPGGNPEAWQYVKPILQGISAKTEAGEPCCDWVGNEGAGHFVKMVHNGIEYGDMQLICEAYQFMKEGLGLSHEEMQAIFQDWKKTELDSYLIDITADILGHKDEDGAPLVEKILDTAGQKGTGKWTGINALDFGVPLTLITEAVFARCVSALKDQRVAMSKLFDKQITPVEGDKAQWIEALRKALLASKIISYAQGFMLIREASETFGWNINYGATALLWREGCIIRSAFLGNIRDAYALDPELIFLGADPYFRAILENAMKDWRKVVAKSIETGLPMPCMASALTFLDGYTSAQLPANLLQAQRDYFGAHTYERTDKARGEFFHTNWTGRGGNTASTKYDV from the coding sequence ATGAACACAAAAAAAGGTGATATCGGCGTTATCGGTCTTGCGGTAATGGGTCAAAACCTTATTTTAAATATGGCAGATCACGGTTTTACCGTCGTTGCTTATAACCGTACCACCAGTAAAGTGGACGAATTTTTAGAAGGTCCAGCAAAAGGCAATGATCACATCATCGGTGCCTACTCTTTAGAAGACCTTGTAAATAAACTTAGTGCGCCACGTAAAATTATGTTAATGGTGCGTGCAGGTGAAGTCGTTGATAAATTTATCGATGCCCTTGTTCCACTTTTAGATAAAGGTGACATTATCATTGATGGTGGTAACTCAAACTATCCTGACACAAACCGTCGTGTAAAAGAATTAGCTGAAAAAGGTATCCGTTTTGTGGGTGCAGGTGTTTCTGGCGGTGAAGAAGGTGCACGCCGTGGTCCATCAATTATGCCTGGTGGTAACCCTGAAGCATGGCAATATGTAAAACCTATTCTTCAAGGCATTTCTGCAAAAACTGAAGCTGGTGAACCTTGCTGTGATTGGGTGGGTAACGAAGGTGCTGGTCATTTCGTTAAAATGGTACACAATGGTATCGAATACGGCGATATGCAACTTATCTGTGAAGCTTACCAATTCATGAAAGAAGGTCTTGGTTTAAGCCACGAAGAAATGCAAGCCATTTTCCAAGATTGGAAAAAAACTGAATTAGACAGTTATCTCATTGATATTACTGCTGATATTCTCGGTCATAAAGATGAAGATGGTGCGCCACTTGTAGAAAAAATTCTTGATACTGCAGGTCAAAAAGGGACTGGTAAATGGACAGGTATCAATGCATTAGACTTCGGTGTTCCACTTACTCTTATCACTGAAGCAGTATTTGCTCGTTGCGTATCTGCGTTAAAAGATCAACGTGTAGCAATGTCAAAACTCTTTGATAAACAAATTACCCCAGTTGAAGGCGATAAAGCACAATGGATTGAAGCATTACGTAAAGCATTACTTGCTTCAAAAATTATCTCTTATGCTCAAGGTTTTATGCTTATCCGTGAAGCGTCTGAAACATTCGGTTGGAACATCAACTATGGTGCAACTGCCCTATTATGGCGCGAAGGTTGTATCATCCGTTCTGCATTCTTAGGTAATATCCGTGATGCGTATGCCCTTGATCCCGAATTGATTTTCTTAGGTGCTGATCCATATTTCCGTGCTATTTTAGAAAATGCCATGAAAGATTGGCGTAAAGTGGTCGCAAAATCTATTGAAACTGGTTTACCGATGCCTTGCATGGCATCTGCGCTTACTTTCTTAGATGGCTACACCAGCGCACAACTTCCTGCAAATCTACTTCAAGCACAACGTGACTACTTTGGTGCGCATACTTATGAACGTACTGATAAAGCACGTGGCGAATTTTTCCACACTAACTGGACTGGTCGTGGTGGCAATACCGCATCTACGAAGTATGATGTATAG
- the pgl gene encoding 6-phosphogluconolactonase has product MLENVVIFPTAQDAVETIANDLLTYSLQNRPIHISLSGGSTPKLLFKTLAAAPFNTTINWKNLHFWWGDERMVNPNDPESNYGEVQHLLFDHIEIPAQNIHRIRGEADLHQERDRFEKEIHDTVPNCRFDWIILGMGDDGHTASLFPHQTNFEDNALACLAQHPQTGQWRISKTAKLLALAKRITFLVTGEKKSKILTEIAANNPHANDYPAAQIRSIEGKTEWYLDKSAAMGLESYLAQDE; this is encoded by the coding sequence ATGCTCGAAAATGTCGTTATTTTTCCTACCGCACAAGATGCAGTAGAAACAATTGCGAACGATCTCTTGACTTATAGTTTACAAAATCGCCCGATCCATATTTCGCTATCGGGCGGTAGCACACCAAAATTGCTATTTAAAACGTTAGCCGCAGCGCCGTTTAATACAACCATTAATTGGAAAAATTTACATTTTTGGTGGGGCGATGAACGAATGGTCAATCCGAATGATCCTGAAAGTAACTATGGCGAAGTTCAACATTTACTTTTTGATCATATTGAGATCCCTGCACAAAATATTCACCGTATCCGAGGTGAGGCTGATCTTCATCAAGAACGTGATCGTTTTGAAAAAGAAATCCATGATACAGTGCCGAATTGTCGCTTTGATTGGATTATTTTAGGCATGGGCGATGATGGACATACTGCTTCTCTTTTCCCTCATCAAACGAATTTTGAAGATAATGCCCTTGCTTGCCTCGCACAACATCCTCAAACAGGACAATGGCGTATTTCTAAAACAGCAAAATTATTGGCATTAGCAAAACGAATTACGTTCTTAGTCACGGGCGAGAAGAAAAGCAAAATTCTAACAGAAATTGCGGCAAATAATCCTCATGCCAACGACTATCCAGCTGCCCAAATTCGTAGTATTGAAGGTAAAACAGAATGGTATCTGGATAAATCCGCTGCTATGGGATTAGAAAGTTATCTAGCTCAAGACGAATAA
- the zwf gene encoding glucose-6-phosphate dehydrogenase, whose amino-acid sequence MKTEPTCIVIFGASGDLTHRKLIPALFNLYRLGRLDEHFSVLGVARTKLEHESFRAKMRDVLITTEQADGAILENFCQHLYYQAIDTADSQDYAKLVPVLDELHKKYETKGNTLYYLSTPPSLYGIIPECLAAHNLNSEAHGWKRIIVEKPFGYDMESAKALDIQIHRFFEEHQIYRIDHYLGKETVQNLLVLRFSNGLFEPLWNRNFIDYVEITGAETLGVEERGGYYDGSGAVRDMFQNHLLQVLALVAMEPPAIINADSMRDEVAKVLHCLHPLNEDDLQDNMALGQYTEGKIDGHEVKGYLQEKGVPADSTTETYMALQVQIDNWRWSGVPFYVRTGKRLPARVTEVVIHFKKTPHPVFSQNAPENKLIIRIQPDEGISMHFGLKKPGAGFDAKEVSMDFRYADLAQPSLLTSYDRLLLDAIRGDATLFARTDAVHACWKYVQPILNYKAKGGRIYDYEAGTWGPEAADKLMARSGRVWGRPSGRMLKKY is encoded by the coding sequence ATGAAAACAGAACCTACTTGTATCGTTATCTTCGGTGCTTCTGGAGATTTAACGCATCGCAAATTAATTCCAGCACTTTTTAACCTTTATCGTCTAGGACGTTTAGACGAACACTTTTCGGTACTTGGTGTCGCTAGAACCAAATTAGAACACGAAAGTTTTCGAGCTAAAATGCGTGATGTGCTAATCACCACAGAACAAGCAGATGGGGCAATTTTAGAGAATTTCTGTCAACATCTTTACTATCAGGCCATCGACACTGCTGACAGTCAGGATTATGCAAAATTAGTTCCCGTATTAGACGAACTCCATAAAAAATATGAAACTAAAGGAAATACCCTTTATTACCTCTCTACACCACCAAGTCTATACGGCATTATTCCAGAATGTCTGGCTGCTCATAATCTAAATTCTGAAGCTCATGGCTGGAAACGCATCATCGTAGAAAAACCTTTCGGCTACGATATGGAAAGTGCTAAAGCACTGGATATCCAAATCCACCGTTTCTTTGAAGAACATCAAATCTACCGTATCGATCATTATCTCGGTAAAGAAACAGTGCAAAACCTTTTAGTTTTACGTTTCTCAAATGGATTATTTGAACCACTTTGGAACCGTAACTTTATTGACTATGTAGAAATTACTGGTGCTGAAACTCTCGGTGTGGAAGAACGTGGCGGATATTATGACGGTTCAGGTGCTGTGCGTGATATGTTCCAAAACCATTTACTCCAAGTACTCGCTTTAGTGGCGATGGAACCGCCTGCAATCATTAATGCCGATTCAATGCGTGATGAAGTCGCAAAAGTTTTACACTGCCTCCACCCGCTTAATGAAGACGATTTACAAGATAACATGGCGCTAGGTCAATATACTGAAGGCAAAATTGATGGACATGAAGTCAAAGGTTACTTACAAGAAAAAGGCGTACCAGCTGATTCAACCACAGAAACCTACATGGCGCTACAAGTCCAAATCGATAACTGGCGTTGGTCTGGTGTGCCTTTCTATGTGCGCACAGGTAAACGTCTTCCTGCCCGTGTTACAGAAGTGGTTATTCACTTTAAGAAAACTCCTCACCCTGTCTTTAGCCAAAATGCACCTGAAAATAAACTCATCATTCGCATCCAACCAGATGAAGGCATTTCTATGCATTTCGGTTTGAAAAAACCTGGTGCTGGCTTTGATGCCAAAGAGGTTTCTATGGATTTCCGTTATGCGGATTTAGCCCAACCAAGCTTATTAACCTCTTACGATCGTTTATTGCTTGATGCAATTCGTGGTGATGCAACCCTCTTTGCACGTACTGATGCTGTACATGCTTGTTGGAAATACGTTCAACCTATTTTAAATTATAAAGCTAAAGGTGGTCGTATTTATGACTACGAAGCAGGCACATGGGGTCCAGAAGCAGCAGATAAACTTATGGCTCGTTCTGGTCGAGTTTGGGGACGCCCAAGTGGCAGAATGCTTAAAAAATACTAA
- the cysQ gene encoding 3'(2'),5'-bisphosphate nucleotidase CysQ encodes MQLTQNLISDIIDITEKAGQLLLTFYSKSLHIQKKQDHTPVTDADLCVNQFLTAQIAALTPNIPILSEESCDIPLNVRQHWSHYWLIDPLDGTQQFIDHTGHFGILIALLEKTEQGFRPILGVIHAPLFGKFYYAMKGQGAFKKTAQGIERLKPKTLNPNAVIKITAGSISTWKKLLPHLSPDFRYEFIPYGSSGLKATLVADNVADCYVRIGQTGEWDTAAADIILQEKGGVILDFHKNTPLTYNQRNSLINPDFIMLNSQDEVWKQIFNISIKDS; translated from the coding sequence GTGCAGCTTACACAAAATTTAATATCAGACATTATTGATATCACAGAAAAAGCCGGTCAGTTACTTTTAACGTTTTATTCTAAATCGTTACATATTCAAAAAAAGCAAGATCATACTCCTGTTACGGATGCCGATCTTTGTGTGAATCAATTTTTAACTGCTCAAATTGCAGCATTAACACCTAATATTCCCATTCTTTCTGAAGAATCTTGTGATATTCCCCTCAATGTACGCCAACATTGGTCACATTATTGGCTTATCGATCCCCTTGATGGTACCCAACAATTTATCGATCACACAGGGCATTTTGGTATTTTGATTGCATTGCTAGAAAAAACAGAACAAGGATTTCGTCCAATTTTAGGCGTAATTCACGCCCCACTTTTCGGCAAATTTTATTATGCAATGAAAGGGCAAGGTGCTTTTAAGAAAACTGCCCAAGGTATTGAACGACTTAAACCTAAAACACTAAATCCCAATGCTGTCATAAAAATTACAGCTGGCTCAATTTCGACCTGGAAAAAACTCCTCCCTCATCTTAGCCCAGATTTTCGTTATGAATTTATTCCATACGGATCAAGTGGCTTAAAAGCAACTTTGGTGGCAGACAATGTCGCCGATTGTTATGTAAGAATTGGACAAACGGGCGAATGGGATACTGCTGCTGCCGATATTATTCTCCAAGAAAAAGGGGGCGTGATATTAGATTTTCATAAAAATACGCCCCTTACCTACAATCAACGTAATAGCTTGATTAATCCTGATTTCATCATGTTAAACAGTCAAGATGAAGTATGGAAACAAATATTTAACATTTCTATAAAAGACTCTTAA
- a CDS encoding OPT family oligopeptide transporter codes for MQTATQATLQAPSTRELTLRGIILGALITVIFTASNVYLGLKVGLTFASSIPAAVISMAVLKMFNDSSILENNMVQTQASSAGTLSSVIFVLPGLLMMGYWQGFPFLQTLLICTAGGILGVIFTVPLRHVMVVKSDLPYPEGVAAAEILRAGNPKEGEGDSGIKEIVAGGLLAAIVSFCTNGLRLISDSAGYWFKSGNAVFQVPMGFSLALLGAGYLVGIVGGLAILFGIFLTWGVAVPYFTSLHGIPEGLSYIDFAHDLWKNKVRFIGVGTIGIAAIWTLLVLMKPMIQGMIQSFRALKHSDVKSTDETEKDLSPKSMVGIILAAIVLIVLALFDFIRQAPIPVEESIILIVACTALAVLIGFFVAAACGYMAGLVGSSSSPISGIGIISVVIIALTLMLIGEFTGLMGNPAGEKFLTALTIFTGSVVVSTAAISNDNLQDLKTGLLVKATPWKQQVALIIGCIVGALVIAPVLSILYHAYGFTGALPRIDMDPAEALSAPQATLMTIIAKGIFSSNLEWTYIYLGIGLGVILIIVDSLMKRVSKNRFALPALAVGMGIYLSPDVNMPIVIGAILAWFINRHLTAHAKRKQIDAGKLHSKAERLGTLFAAGLIVGESLVGVLMAFVIAASVSAGGSESPLALELSDWQTTGELLGLGVFIIGVLIFAQRILRAKKMIR; via the coding sequence GTGCAAACCGCAACACAAGCAACACTACAAGCCCCCAGTACCAGGGAACTGACCCTGCGTGGTATCATTCTTGGGGCACTGATTACGGTAATTTTTACCGCTTCGAATGTTTACCTTGGACTAAAAGTGGGGTTAACTTTTGCATCTTCAATCCCTGCTGCTGTAATTTCTATGGCAGTATTAAAAATGTTTAATGATTCCAGTATCTTAGAAAATAATATGGTACAAACTCAGGCCTCATCAGCTGGTACCCTTTCTTCCGTTATTTTCGTGCTACCTGGTTTACTTATGATGGGATATTGGCAAGGTTTTCCATTCTTACAAACCTTACTAATTTGTACCGCTGGCGGGATTTTAGGGGTAATTTTTACTGTTCCATTACGACATGTTATGGTGGTTAAATCAGACTTACCTTATCCTGAAGGTGTAGCTGCAGCTGAAATTTTACGTGCAGGTAATCCAAAAGAAGGTGAAGGTGACAGTGGTATTAAAGAAATTGTTGCGGGTGGTTTATTAGCGGCGATAGTTAGCTTTTGTACAAATGGCTTACGCCTTATTTCTGACAGTGCGGGCTACTGGTTTAAAAGCGGAAATGCCGTATTCCAAGTTCCAATGGGATTCTCTCTTGCCTTATTAGGGGCAGGCTATCTCGTGGGTATTGTCGGCGGTTTAGCGATTTTATTCGGTATCTTTCTAACTTGGGGAGTTGCAGTTCCTTATTTTACTTCTCTACATGGTATTCCTGAAGGATTAAGCTATATTGATTTTGCACATGATTTGTGGAAAAACAAAGTTCGCTTTATTGGTGTAGGGACCATTGGTATCGCAGCAATTTGGACATTGCTTGTTCTTATGAAACCAATGATTCAAGGTATGATTCAATCTTTCCGTGCATTAAAACATAGCGATGTAAAATCAACAGATGAAACAGAAAAAGATTTATCACCTAAATCAATGGTTGGCATTATTTTAGCTGCCATTGTACTGATTGTTTTAGCGCTATTCGATTTCATTCGCCAAGCACCAATTCCAGTTGAAGAATCCATTATCCTCATCGTTGCATGTACTGCACTTGCTGTATTGATCGGGTTCTTCGTTGCCGCTGCATGTGGTTACATGGCAGGTCTTGTAGGTTCATCTTCTTCTCCAATTTCAGGGATTGGGATTATCTCGGTTGTTATCATCGCATTAACCTTAATGCTTATTGGTGAATTTACTGGTTTAATGGGAAATCCTGCAGGGGAAAAATTCCTCACCGCATTAACTATTTTTACAGGCTCAGTAGTCGTAAGTACGGCGGCAATTTCTAACGATAACCTTCAAGATTTAAAAACAGGTTTACTCGTTAAAGCAACACCGTGGAAACAACAAGTTGCGCTAATCATTGGTTGTATCGTTGGGGCTTTAGTTATCGCTCCCGTATTGAGTATCCTCTACCATGCTTATGGTTTTACAGGTGCGTTACCACGTATTGACATGGATCCAGCGGAAGCGCTTTCTGCACCGCAAGCAACCTTAATGACCATTATTGCTAAAGGGATTTTCTCAAGTAATCTTGAATGGACTTATATCTATCTTGGTATTGGTTTAGGTGTCATTCTCATTATTGTTGATTCATTAATGAAACGTGTCTCTAAAAACCGCTTTGCATTACCTGCATTGGCGGTAGGTATGGGTATTTACCTTTCTCCAGATGTAAACATGCCAATCGTTATTGGGGCAATTCTTGCATGGTTTATCAATCGCCACTTAACGGCTCATGCGAAACGTAAACAAATTGATGCAGGAAAATTACACTCAAAAGCAGAACGTTTAGGTACCCTCTTTGCAGCAGGTCTTATCGTTGGCGAAAGCTTAGTAGGAGTATTGATGGCATTTGTCATCGCCGCTTCTGTAAGTGCAGGTGGCTCTGAATCACCATTAGCGCTTGAGCTTTCCGACTGGCAAACAACAGGTGAATTACTCGGATTAGGCGTCTTTATTATTGGCGTACTCATCTTTGCACAACGCATCTTACGTGCGAAAAAAATGATTCGCTAA
- the hslR gene encoding ribosome-associated heat shock protein Hsp15 has protein sequence MQKSEKKFENNGVQGSVRLDKWLWAVRFYKTRSIAKTMIDGGKVHYNQQRVKPNKEVKIGDCIRLSQGNIQKEIIILGITEKRGPAPEAQKLYQETETSIAKREQIAEARKYGALSMPNPERRPTKKERRELIEFKSHQ, from the coding sequence ATGCAGAAAAGTGAAAAAAAATTTGAAAATAACGGCGTGCAAGGATCAGTCCGTTTAGATAAATGGCTATGGGCTGTGCGTTTTTATAAAACACGTAGTATTGCGAAGACAATGATAGATGGTGGGAAAGTCCATTATAATCAACAAAGGGTAAAACCGAATAAAGAGGTTAAAATTGGAGATTGTATTCGATTATCACAAGGCAATATCCAAAAAGAGATCATTATACTGGGAATAACTGAAAAACGAGGACCTGCACCCGAGGCACAAAAGTTATATCAGGAAACAGAAACCAGTATTGCCAAACGAGAACAAATTGCCGAGGCTCGGAAATATGGGGCATTGAGTATGCCTAATCCAGAGCGTCGCCCAACCAAAAAAGAAAGACGAGAACTTATTGAGTTTAAGTCTCATCAGTAA